From one Streptomyces mobaraensis genomic stretch:
- a CDS encoding ATP-binding protein, with the protein MAGLEGTEQPRRGVGTAGTRWAPAVDDELALKALERYGDPTVREIRMPSCPESTVAVRRLTRAVIVHHWGLSERLAEHAVLLVSELVGNAVRHTGARHFGLGLARRRGWIRAEVRDPSRGLPCLVPVGELDISGRGLFLVDRLADRWGVDLLARGKTTWFEMRVADR; encoded by the coding sequence ATGGCGGGTCTGGAGGGAACGGAGCAGCCGCGACGCGGGGTCGGTACGGCCGGGACGCGCTGGGCTCCGGCGGTTGACGACGAACTGGCGCTCAAGGCGCTCGAGCGGTACGGCGACCCCACGGTCCGTGAGATCCGGATGCCCTCCTGCCCGGAATCCACGGTCGCCGTGCGGCGGCTCACCCGGGCGGTGATCGTCCACCACTGGGGGCTCTCCGAGCGGCTCGCCGAGCACGCGGTGCTGCTGGTCTCGGAGCTCGTCGGCAACGCCGTCCGGCACACCGGCGCCCGGCACTTCGGGCTGGGGCTGGCCCGGCGGCGGGGCTGGATCCGCGCCGAGGTGCGCGACCCCTCGCGCGGGCTGCCCTGCCTGGTGCCGGTGGGGGAGCTGGACATCAGCGGACGCGGGCTGTTCCTCGTCGACCGGCTGGCCGACCGGTGGGGCGTGGACCTGCTGGCGCGGGGCAAGACGACGTGGTTCGAGATGCGGGTCGCCGACCGCTGA
- a CDS encoding ABC transporter ATP-binding protein — protein sequence MTGNREAPGAEAHRSAVRSLLRLWPFVRPARGRMLAGVVMAVFASAMSLVIPLALKWTVDGPIADRDPPGVWLGGLAILVLGTLEAGLFGLRRLLVARPLAEVEASMRATLYRHLQRLPVAFHDRWASGQLLSRATTDLMLLRIFLAFALTFLVVNGLTIVIGFVILLLQRWTLGLVLLAPVIPLVILCRSFEARYSLAARTAQDQVGDLTTVVEESVLGIRIIKGFGRHRGQQRAFAALSGRVRATELHKARLLGALWAVIMILPEVAIGAALVLGVREVADGGLTAGALVAFLSTALALRWPVESIGFLLALSNEAATATDRYFEVLDVRVPDDASASEGVRVSRDAPASESAPAPADASPPDGASAAGDAPASEGASASEGVPVPGDVPVPPGSSPPRSTPVRGNAPLRVGAAEETAAGDGLRLEGVEFRYPDAPPDAPPVLRGVDLHIRPGETMALVGATGSGKTTLTALIPRLHEATAGRITLDGRDIATLPRARLRELVAVAFEEPTLFSASVGENVLMGGAAAGPAELERALAVAQADGFVHALPRGTATQVGEQGLSLSGGQRQRLALARAVIGDPRFLILDDPLSALDVHTEAQVERALREVLATTTALVVAHRPSTVLLADRVALLSEGRIAAVGTHHQLLRENREYAWLMSAPEGGREPHEDRQEGDDRP from the coding sequence ATGACCGGAAACCGTGAAGCACCCGGAGCCGAGGCGCACCGCTCCGCCGTGCGCTCGCTGCTGCGCCTGTGGCCGTTCGTGCGGCCGGCCCGCGGCCGGATGCTCGCCGGCGTGGTGATGGCGGTGTTCGCCTCGGCCATGAGCCTGGTGATCCCCCTGGCCCTCAAGTGGACCGTCGACGGCCCGATCGCCGACCGCGACCCGCCCGGAGTATGGCTCGGCGGGCTGGCGATCCTCGTGCTGGGCACGCTGGAGGCGGGCCTGTTCGGGCTCCGCCGGCTGCTGGTGGCCCGGCCGCTCGCCGAGGTCGAGGCGTCCATGCGGGCCACGCTCTACCGGCATCTGCAGCGGCTGCCCGTCGCCTTCCACGACCGGTGGGCGTCCGGGCAGTTGCTCTCCCGCGCGACCACCGACCTGATGCTGCTGCGCATCTTCCTGGCGTTCGCGCTGACCTTCCTCGTCGTCAACGGGCTGACGATCGTCATCGGCTTCGTCATCCTGCTGCTCCAGCGGTGGACGCTGGGGCTGGTGCTGCTCGCGCCGGTCATACCGCTGGTGATCCTCTGCCGCTCCTTCGAGGCCCGCTACTCCCTGGCCGCCCGCACCGCGCAGGACCAGGTCGGCGATCTGACCACGGTGGTGGAGGAGAGCGTCCTCGGCATCCGGATCATCAAGGGCTTCGGCCGGCACCGGGGACAGCAGCGGGCCTTCGCGGCGCTCTCCGGCCGGGTCCGCGCGACGGAGCTGCACAAGGCGCGGCTGCTCGGGGCGCTGTGGGCGGTCATCATGATCCTGCCCGAGGTGGCGATCGGCGCGGCGCTGGTCCTGGGCGTCCGCGAGGTCGCCGACGGCGGTCTGACGGCGGGGGCACTGGTGGCGTTCCTGTCGACGGCGCTGGCGCTGCGCTGGCCGGTGGAGTCGATCGGGTTCCTGCTGGCGCTGTCCAACGAGGCCGCCACGGCGACGGACCGCTACTTCGAGGTGCTGGACGTCCGGGTGCCGGACGACGCGTCGGCGTCGGAGGGCGTGCGGGTGTCGCGCGACGCGCCCGCGTCGGAAAGCGCGCCGGCGCCGGCGGACGCGTCGCCGCCGGATGGCGCTTCGGCAGCGGGGGACGCTCCGGCGTCGGAGGGTGCGTCGGCGTCGGAAGGCGTGCCTGTACCGGGGGACGTGCCCGTGCCGCCGGGCTCGTCCCCGCCCCGGAGCACGCCGGTGCGCGGGAACGCGCCGTTGCGGGTGGGCGCCGCGGAGGAGACCGCCGCCGGGGACGGACTGCGCCTGGAAGGCGTCGAGTTCCGGTATCCCGACGCGCCGCCGGACGCCCCGCCCGTGCTGCGCGGCGTCGATCTGCACATCCGGCCCGGGGAGACCATGGCCCTGGTCGGGGCCACCGGCAGCGGCAAGACGACGCTGACCGCGCTGATCCCCCGGCTGCACGAGGCCACCGCCGGCCGGATCACCCTCGACGGCCGCGACATCGCCACGCTCCCCCGCGCGCGGCTGCGCGAGCTGGTGGCCGTGGCGTTCGAGGAACCCACCCTGTTCAGCGCCTCCGTGGGCGAGAACGTGCTGATGGGCGGGGCGGCGGCCGGGCCCGCCGAGCTGGAGCGGGCGCTGGCGGTCGCACAGGCCGACGGCTTCGTCCACGCGCTGCCGCGGGGCACCGCCACCCAGGTCGGCGAGCAGGGCCTCAGCCTCTCCGGTGGCCAGCGCCAGCGCCTCGCGCTCGCCCGCGCCGTGATCGGAGACCCCCGGTTCCTGATCCTCGACGACCCGCTCTCGGCGCTCGACGTGCACACCGAGGCGCAGGTGGAACGGGCGCTGCGCGAGGTGCTCGCCACCACGACCGCGCTCGTCGTCGCCCACCGCCCGTCCACCGTGCTGCTCGCCGACCGGGTCGCGCTGCTGTCGGAGGGCCGCATCGCGGCCGTGGGGACCCACCATCAACTGCTGCGCGAGAACCGGGAGTACGCGTGGCTGATGTCCGCCCCCGAGGGCGGCCGGGAGCCGCACGAGGACCGTCAGGAAGGGGACGACCGACCGTGA
- a CDS encoding ABC transporter ATP-binding protein, producing MSDTEGPAGGPRGPAAGDPVAQDVLPAPKGASLKLLRSLLAPARGRVWLTVLLLLAQQAAVQAGPLLVAVAIDRAVPAVRRDDYGPLAAVGAAYLLCAVASGLLQLAFVRVSARVGQDALLDLRGRIFRHAQTLSVDFHERYTSGRVISRATTDVESLRELLNDGLQELMGIAASVVLVSATLAWLDWRTGAAAALSFVPLALVMRGYRRRSLTVHRRKSTATAAVIVKFAETMNGIRPVQAFRREAVNEEHFAELNRAHRETNVDAMLSMARYVMTSRLICNVSLTAIVVWSAYRVASGGLELGVLAAAVLYLRRLYDPVDQIGMFLNSYQSAAASLEKIAGLLAQRPTVPEPERPVPLPPRPAGDPGREAVFEGVRFAYRTGGEVLPRFDLTLTAGRTVAVVGATGAGKSTLAKLLARFYDPTEGRVLLDGVPLTELSGAELRRNVVMVTQEAFLFSGTVAENIAVGRPDASRADIEHAAKAIGAHDFITALPDGYDTDVRKRGGRISAGQRQLVGFARALLADPAVVVLDEATSSLDIPGERAVQRAMRTVLRGRTAVVIAHRLSTVEIADRVLVMADGRVVEDGTPAELTAGTGRFAELHQAWRESLV from the coding sequence GTGAGCGATACCGAGGGGCCCGCCGGCGGCCCTCGGGGCCCCGCCGCCGGCGATCCCGTCGCCCAGGACGTACTGCCCGCCCCCAAGGGCGCCTCGCTGAAGCTGCTGCGCTCCCTGCTGGCGCCGGCGCGCGGACGTGTGTGGCTCACGGTGTTGCTGCTGCTGGCCCAGCAGGCGGCCGTGCAGGCCGGCCCGCTGCTCGTCGCCGTCGCCATCGACCGGGCCGTACCGGCCGTCCGCCGGGACGACTACGGCCCGCTCGCCGCCGTCGGCGCCGCCTACCTGCTCTGCGCGGTGGCCTCGGGCCTGCTCCAGCTCGCCTTCGTCCGGGTCTCGGCCCGGGTCGGCCAGGACGCCCTGCTCGACCTGCGCGGCCGGATCTTCCGGCACGCGCAGACGCTGAGCGTCGACTTCCACGAGCGCTACACCTCGGGCCGGGTGATCTCCCGGGCCACCACCGACGTCGAATCGCTCCGCGAACTGCTCAACGACGGGCTCCAGGAGCTCATGGGCATCGCCGCGTCGGTCGTCCTCGTCTCCGCGACCCTCGCCTGGCTGGACTGGCGGACGGGCGCGGCGGCGGCCCTGTCCTTCGTCCCGCTCGCCCTCGTCATGCGCGGCTACCGGCGGCGGTCACTGACCGTGCACCGCCGGAAGTCGACGGCCACCGCCGCCGTCATCGTGAAGTTCGCGGAGACGATGAACGGCATCCGGCCGGTGCAGGCGTTCCGCCGGGAGGCCGTGAACGAGGAGCACTTCGCCGAGCTCAACCGCGCGCACCGGGAGACCAACGTGGACGCCATGCTCAGCATGGCGCGCTATGTGATGACCTCCCGGCTGATCTGCAACGTCTCGCTGACCGCGATCGTGGTCTGGAGCGCGTACCGGGTGGCCTCCGGCGGCCTGGAGCTGGGTGTGCTCGCGGCGGCGGTGCTCTATCTGCGACGGCTCTACGACCCGGTCGACCAGATCGGCATGTTCCTCAACTCGTACCAGTCCGCGGCCGCTTCGCTGGAGAAGATCGCCGGGCTGCTGGCGCAGCGGCCCACCGTCCCGGAACCGGAGCGGCCCGTCCCGCTGCCGCCGCGCCCTGCCGGCGACCCGGGCCGCGAGGCCGTCTTCGAGGGCGTGCGCTTCGCCTACCGCACCGGCGGCGAGGTCCTGCCCCGCTTCGACCTCACCCTCACCGCCGGCCGCACGGTGGCGGTCGTCGGCGCCACCGGCGCCGGCAAGTCCACCCTGGCCAAGCTGCTGGCCCGGTTCTACGACCCGACGGAGGGGCGGGTGCTGCTGGACGGCGTCCCCCTCACCGAGCTGTCCGGCGCCGAGCTGCGCCGGAACGTCGTGATGGTGACGCAGGAGGCGTTCCTGTTCTCCGGCACCGTCGCGGAGAACATCGCCGTCGGGCGCCCCGACGCCTCCCGCGCGGACATCGAACACGCCGCCAAGGCCATCGGCGCGCACGACTTCATCACCGCCCTGCCCGACGGCTACGACACCGACGTCCGCAAGCGCGGCGGGCGTATCTCCGCCGGCCAGCGGCAGCTCGTCGGCTTCGCCCGGGCCCTGCTCGCCGACCCGGCCGTCGTCGTCCTCGACGAGGCCACGTCCTCGCTCGACATCCCGGGCGAGCGCGCCGTCCAGCGCGCGATGCGCACGGTCCTGCGCGGCCGGACGGCGGTGGTCATCGCCCACCGGCTGTCGACCGTCGAGATCGCGGACCGGGTGCTGGTGATGGCCGACGGCCGCGTGGTGGAGGACGGCACTCCGGCCGAACTGACGGCGGGGACGGGGCGGTTCGCGGAGCTGCACCAGGCATGGCGGGAGAGTCTGGTGTAA
- the glgX gene encoding glycogen debranching protein GlgX: MSSTPEQETGRRPQAGPAAPAAGARAAAVNGRPVARGPGGAVWPGSPEPLGACFGVGAHGVAGTNFALWAGSAEAVEVCLFDGEDGGRQRETRHFLGELTHEIWHGFLPGVLPGQRYGFRVHGRWDPWTGARWNPAKLLLDPCARAVDGDFGHPPGRSGPLPPELYGHVRDWPQQHVADTVRDERDSAPYVPKGVVVAPDGVPAGAHRPGTAWADTVIYELHVRGFTMRHPGVPPELRGTYAGLAHPAALDHLVRLGVTAVELLPVHQFAHEDHLLRRGLRNYWGYNSIGYFAPHAAYAATGTRGQQVGEFKRMVRALHAAGIEVILDVVYNHTAEGGELGPTLSLRGVDNRRYYRLQDDPRRYADYTGCGNTLHVVQPNALRLITDSLRYWVTEMGVDGFRFDLAAALARAMRAVDGPDMLSPFLAVIAQDPVLRRVKLIAEPWDVGSGGYQVGHFPPLWTEWNDRYRDAVRDFWRGALPDVRDLGYRLSGSSDLYAWGGRRPYASVNFVTAHDGFTLRDLVSYERKHNEANGEGNRDGSDDNRSWNCGAEGPTDDPGVLALRRRQARNLLTTLLLSTGVPMLVAGDEMGRTQGGNNNAYCQDNETGWVDWSLLADPGWRALADLASRLLALRRAHPVLRSRAFYSGRPRSSDGLRDLAWFTARGTEMTESDWYAPAATLGMYLSGGDIPQRGPDGTPVTDDSFLVVLHAGDAPIRFTLPGPPWAEAYELLVDTALEEQETAPGARRPAGAPTTLEARSVAVWKVLPGRVTGDVAEDRARPPA; the protein is encoded by the coding sequence GTGTCGAGCACACCGGAACAGGAGACGGGGCGCCGCCCCCAGGCCGGACCGGCGGCCCCGGCGGCCGGTGCCCGGGCCGCCGCCGTCAACGGACGGCCGGTGGCCCGCGGCCCCGGGGGAGCCGTGTGGCCGGGCTCCCCCGAGCCGCTGGGGGCCTGCTTCGGCGTCGGCGCCCATGGGGTCGCCGGGACGAACTTCGCCCTGTGGGCCGGGAGCGCGGAGGCGGTGGAGGTGTGCCTCTTCGACGGTGAAGACGGCGGCCGTCAGCGCGAAACCCGGCACTTCCTGGGCGAGTTGACGCACGAGATATGGCACGGCTTCCTGCCCGGCGTCCTGCCCGGGCAGCGCTACGGCTTCCGTGTCCACGGCCGCTGGGACCCCTGGACGGGCGCCCGCTGGAACCCCGCCAAACTCCTGCTCGACCCGTGCGCCCGGGCCGTCGACGGCGACTTCGGCCACCCGCCGGGCCGCTCGGGACCGCTGCCGCCGGAGCTGTACGGGCACGTCAGGGACTGGCCGCAGCAGCACGTCGCCGACACCGTCCGCGACGAGCGGGACTCCGCCCCGTACGTCCCCAAGGGCGTCGTCGTCGCCCCCGACGGCGTACCGGCCGGCGCCCACCGGCCGGGCACGGCCTGGGCCGACACCGTCATCTACGAACTGCACGTCCGCGGCTTCACCATGCGCCACCCCGGCGTGCCCCCGGAGCTGCGCGGCACCTACGCGGGGCTGGCGCACCCGGCCGCTCTCGACCACCTGGTCCGCCTCGGGGTGACGGCCGTCGAGTTGCTGCCCGTGCACCAGTTCGCCCACGAGGACCACCTGCTCCGCCGCGGCCTGCGCAATTACTGGGGCTACAACTCCATCGGCTACTTCGCGCCGCACGCCGCCTACGCCGCCACCGGGACCCGTGGCCAGCAGGTCGGCGAGTTCAAGCGGATGGTGCGGGCGCTGCACGCGGCCGGCATCGAGGTCATCCTCGACGTCGTCTACAACCACACCGCCGAGGGCGGCGAGCTCGGGCCCACGCTCTCGCTGCGCGGCGTCGACAACCGCCGCTACTACCGGCTCCAGGACGACCCCCGCCGCTACGCCGACTACACCGGCTGCGGCAACACCCTGCACGTCGTCCAGCCCAACGCGCTCCGGCTGATCACCGACTCGCTGCGGTACTGGGTGACGGAGATGGGCGTCGACGGCTTCCGCTTCGACCTGGCGGCGGCGCTCGCCCGGGCGATGCGCGCCGTCGACGGCCCGGACATGCTCTCGCCGTTCCTCGCGGTGATCGCGCAGGATCCGGTGCTGCGCCGGGTCAAGCTGATCGCCGAGCCGTGGGACGTCGGCTCCGGCGGCTATCAGGTGGGGCACTTCCCCCCGCTGTGGACGGAGTGGAACGACCGTTACCGGGACGCCGTACGGGACTTCTGGCGCGGCGCCCTCCCGGACGTACGCGACCTGGGCTACCGGCTCTCCGGCTCCAGCGACCTCTACGCCTGGGGCGGCCGGCGCCCGTACGCCTCCGTCAACTTCGTCACCGCGCACGACGGGTTCACCCTGCGCGACCTGGTGAGCTACGAGCGGAAGCACAACGAGGCCAACGGGGAGGGCAACCGGGACGGCAGCGACGACAACCGCTCCTGGAACTGCGGCGCGGAGGGCCCGACGGACGACCCCGGCGTGCTCGCCCTGCGCCGGCGGCAGGCGCGCAACCTGCTGACCACGCTGCTGCTCTCCACCGGGGTGCCGATGCTCGTCGCGGGCGACGAGATGGGCCGCACCCAGGGCGGCAACAACAACGCCTACTGCCAGGACAACGAGACCGGCTGGGTCGACTGGTCGCTGCTGGCGGACCCGGGCTGGCGCGCCCTCGCCGACCTGGCCTCCCGGCTGCTGGCGCTCCGCCGCGCCCACCCCGTGCTGCGCAGCCGCGCCTTCTACTCCGGCCGGCCGCGGTCGTCGGACGGGCTGCGGGACCTCGCCTGGTTCACCGCGCGCGGCACCGAGATGACAGAGTCCGACTGGTACGCGCCCGCCGCCACCCTCGGCATGTACCTCTCCGGCGGCGACATCCCGCAGCGCGGCCCGGACGGCACGCCCGTCACGGACGACAGCTTCCTCGTCGTCCTGCACGCCGGGGACGCGCCGATCCGGTTCACGCTGCCCGGACCGCCGTGGGCGGAGGCGTACGAGCTGCTCGTCGACACGGCCCTGGAGGAACAGGAGACCGCACCGGGCGCGCGTCGGCCGGCGGGCGCCCCAACCACTCTGGAGGCGCGGTCCGTTGCGGTGTGGAAGGTGCTGCCGGGACGGGTGACCGGAGACGTGGCGGAGGACCGCGCCCGTCCCCCGGCCTAG
- a CDS encoding L,D-transpeptidase, translated as MNVFPLSGRTGTRGRRGALSALVLAAVMTVATACGGDGDGSDAGKKAGKKVSAEGPSQAVVSIAVKDGATDVKTSGALKVTTEQGSLTSVKVTDGKGGRIEGKISNGGSLWEPAAHLAASTKYSVDAIARDKDGRESAKHASFTTLTPKNTFAGYFTPEDGSTVGVGMPVSLTFSRGITDPKAVERAVKVTAEPAVDVKPHWFGNDRVDFRPEKYWAAGTKVTLSLNLNGVEGRPGVYGTQNKTVKFTVGRSQVSTVDAKAHTMKVERDGKVIKTVPISAGAPGHSTYNGQMVISEKYEVTRMNGDTVGFGGEYDIKDVPHAMRLSTSGTFIHGNYWSGHDTFGSENASHGCVGLEDQRGGGDPSMPGAWFFKNSMIGDVVVVKNSDDKVIQPENGLNGWNMPWSEWTKSS; from the coding sequence GTGAACGTGTTTCCGCTGTCCGGAAGAACCGGGACGAGGGGACGCCGGGGAGCGCTGTCCGCCCTGGTGCTGGCCGCGGTGATGACCGTGGCGACCGCGTGCGGAGGCGACGGGGACGGCTCGGACGCGGGCAAGAAGGCGGGCAAGAAGGTCAGCGCCGAGGGCCCGTCCCAGGCCGTCGTCTCGATCGCCGTCAAGGACGGCGCGACCGACGTGAAGACCAGCGGGGCGCTCAAGGTCACCACCGAGCAGGGCAGCCTGACGTCGGTGAAGGTGACGGACGGCAAGGGCGGCCGAATAGAGGGGAAGATATCCAACGGCGGGTCCCTCTGGGAGCCCGCCGCCCACCTGGCCGCCTCCACCAAGTACTCGGTGGACGCCATCGCCAGGGACAAGGACGGCCGCGAGTCCGCCAAGCACGCGTCGTTCACCACGCTCACCCCGAAGAACACCTTCGCCGGTTACTTCACGCCCGAGGACGGCAGCACCGTCGGCGTGGGCATGCCGGTCTCGCTCACCTTCAGCCGGGGCATCACCGACCCCAAGGCCGTGGAGCGGGCGGTCAAGGTGACCGCCGAGCCCGCCGTCGACGTCAAGCCGCACTGGTTCGGCAACGACCGCGTCGACTTCCGCCCCGAGAAGTACTGGGCGGCCGGCACCAAGGTCACCCTCAGCCTCAACCTCAACGGCGTCGAGGGCCGACCCGGCGTCTACGGCACCCAGAACAAGACCGTGAAGTTCACCGTCGGCCGCTCCCAGGTGAGCACGGTGGACGCCAAGGCGCACACCATGAAGGTCGAGCGCGACGGCAAGGTCATCAAGACCGTCCCGATCTCCGCGGGCGCCCCCGGCCACTCGACCTACAACGGTCAGATGGTCATCAGCGAGAAGTACGAAGTGACCCGGATGAACGGCGACACGGTCGGCTTCGGCGGCGAGTACGACATCAAGGACGTGCCGCACGCGATGCGCCTGTCCACCTCCGGCACCTTCATCCACGGCAACTACTGGTCCGGTCACGACACCTTCGGCTCCGAGAACGCGAGCCACGGCTGTGTCGGCCTGGAGGACCAGCGCGGCGGCGGCGACCCCTCGATGCCCGGCGCCTGGTTCTTCAAGAACTCCATGATCGGTGACGTGGTCGTGGTGAAGAACTCCGACGACAAGGTGATCCAGCCGGAGAACGGCCTCAACGGCTGGAACATGCCGTGGTCCGAGTGGACGAAGAGCAGCTGA
- a CDS encoding L,D-transpeptidase — protein sequence MTGFALPRALRGLCALAALATLCGCASDAPRAPRPHPAVSSAAAPSDDPRPVAGLIRVTPRAGARDVRAADRFEVRVRQGRLERVRAVRIRDGVRGAVGGRISADGRRWRPDARRLALAARYTVDVVARDAEGHRATQHTEFRTYVPAHRFVAAVAPAPGATVGTGMIVSLAFSRPVVDRAAVERAVRVTARPRTEVAGHWFGAYRLDFRPRRRWTPGSLVTVDLRLRDVRGAPGVYGLQRRSVAFRVGRDQVSTVDAATHTMTVVRGGRTLRRVPVTTGGPGTETYTGRMVISEKARVIRMNGDTVGFGGAYDIKDVPHAMRLTATGTFLHGNYWVPAGTFGARNVSHGCIGLRDAEHGTAVTPAAWFYGASLVGDTVEVINSGRRPVLPDNGLGGWNLTWEEWRAGSALGRTDSPTGVD from the coding sequence GTGACAGGATTTGCCCTCCCGCGCGCCCTGCGCGGACTGTGCGCCCTCGCCGCCCTCGCCACCCTCTGCGGCTGCGCCTCCGACGCCCCGCGCGCGCCACGGCCCCACCCCGCGGTGTCGTCCGCGGCGGCGCCCTCGGACGACCCGCGGCCGGTCGCCGGGCTGATCCGGGTCACCCCGCGCGCCGGCGCCCGGGACGTCCGGGCCGCGGACCGGTTCGAGGTGCGGGTGCGGCAGGGGCGGCTGGAACGGGTGCGCGCGGTGCGGATCCGGGACGGCGTCCGGGGCGCGGTCGGCGGCCGGATCTCCGCCGACGGACGCCGCTGGCGGCCGGACGCCCGCCGGCTCGCGCTCGCCGCCCGCTACACCGTGGACGTGGTGGCCCGGGACGCGGAGGGCCACCGGGCGACCCAGCACACGGAGTTCAGGACGTACGTCCCGGCGCACCGCTTCGTCGCGGCCGTCGCTCCCGCCCCCGGCGCCACGGTGGGCACGGGCATGATCGTCTCGCTCGCCTTCAGCCGGCCGGTCGTCGACCGGGCCGCGGTGGAGCGGGCCGTCCGGGTCACCGCCCGGCCGCGGACCGAGGTCGCCGGCCACTGGTTCGGCGCGTACCGGCTGGACTTCCGGCCGCGCCGGCGCTGGACGCCCGGCTCCCTCGTCACCGTCGACCTGCGGCTGCGCGACGTCCGCGGGGCGCCCGGCGTCTACGGGCTCCAGCGCCGGAGCGTCGCCTTCCGGGTCGGCCGGGACCAGGTGAGCACCGTGGACGCCGCCACCCACACCATGACGGTGGTCCGCGGCGGCCGGACGCTGCGCAGGGTGCCGGTCACCACGGGCGGCCCCGGCACCGAGACGTACACCGGCCGGATGGTGATCAGCGAGAAGGCGCGGGTGATCCGGATGAACGGGGACACGGTCGGCTTCGGCGGCGCGTACGACATCAAGGACGTCCCGCACGCGATGCGGCTCACCGCCACGGGAACGTTCCTGCACGGCAACTACTGGGTCCCGGCGGGGACGTTCGGCGCCCGGAACGTGAGCCACGGCTGCATCGGCCTGCGCGACGCGGAGCACGGGACCGCCGTCACCCCGGCCGCCTGGTTCTACGGCGCCTCGCTCGTCGGCGACACCGTCGAAGTGATCAACTCCGGGCGCCGCCCGGTGCTCCCCGACAACGGCCTGGGTGGCTGGAACCTGACCTGGGAGGAATGGCGCGCGGGCTCCGCACTGGGCCGCACGGACTCCCCGACGGGGGTGGATTGA
- a CDS encoding enoyl-CoA hydratase/isomerase family protein, translated as MTVHLEVAEGVGTVRLDRPPMNALDIATQDRLRELAEELTHRADVRAVVLWGGEKVFAAGADIKEMRDMDHPAMIARSRSLQDAFTAVARIPKPVVAAVTGYALGGGCELALCADFRIAADNAKLGQPEILLGLIPGAGGTQRLPRLIGPSKAKDLIFTGRQVKADEALAIGLVDRVVPAAEVYEQAHAWAARLAAGPAIALRAAKESVDSGLETDIDTGLAIERNWFAGLFATEDREIGMRSFVEDGPGKAKFV; from the coding sequence ATGACTGTGCATCTTGAGGTCGCGGAGGGCGTCGGCACCGTCCGGCTCGACCGTCCGCCGATGAACGCGCTGGACATCGCCACCCAGGACCGGCTGCGCGAGCTGGCCGAGGAGCTCACCCACCGCGCGGACGTGCGGGCCGTGGTGCTCTGGGGCGGGGAGAAGGTGTTCGCGGCCGGCGCGGACATCAAGGAGATGCGGGACATGGACCACCCGGCCATGATCGCCCGGTCCCGCTCGCTCCAGGACGCCTTCACCGCCGTCGCGCGCATCCCCAAGCCGGTGGTCGCCGCGGTCACCGGCTACGCGCTGGGCGGCGGCTGCGAGCTCGCGCTCTGCGCCGACTTCCGGATCGCCGCCGACAACGCCAAGCTCGGCCAGCCCGAGATCCTGCTCGGCCTGATCCCGGGCGCGGGCGGCACCCAGCGGCTGCCCCGGCTGATCGGCCCGTCCAAGGCCAAGGACCTCATCTTCACCGGCCGTCAGGTCAAGGCCGACGAGGCGCTGGCCATCGGCCTGGTGGACCGGGTGGTCCCGGCCGCCGAGGTGTACGAGCAGGCGCACGCCTGGGCGGCCCGGCTCGCCGCCGGTCCCGCCATCGCGCTGCGGGCCGCGAAGGAGTCGGTGGACTCCGGCCTGGAGACCGACATCGACACCGGACTGGCCATCGAACGCAACTGGTTCGCCGGGCTGTTCGCCACCGAGGACCGGGAGATCGGTATGCGCAGCTTTGTCGAGGACGGTCCGGGCAAGGCCAAGTTCGTCTGA